The following nucleotide sequence is from Treponema pectinovorum.
CCTTCTTTGCCCGTTTCCAAATTTTTTGTTTTTACACCTACCGCTTTTAAAGAATATTTTTTTTCTGTAATTAGATCTGTGCACAGAGTATTAAAATGGATTTCGCCACCTAGTTCTACAATCTTTTTTTCCATTGCGTCGATGATTTCTGGCAATTTATCCGTTCCGATGTGAGGATGAGCATCTGTTAAAATATTTGGGGGTGCGCCAAATTCAACAAAGATTTTGTAGATTTTATAGATGTCGCCACGTTTGTTTGAGCGCGTATACAATTTTCCATCGGAAAAAGTTCCTGCTCCACCTGACCCAAAACAAAAATTTGAATCTTCGTCTAAAAAACCTTCTGTTTCAAGTTCTTTGATATTTTTTGCTCGAAGTTTTGTAGGATTTCCGCGCTCAATGATTATAGGTTTAATTCCTTCTTCAAAAAGACGAAAAGCCGCGTAAAGTCCCGCAGGCCCAGATCCTACGATTATAACTTTGTGTTTGCTTTCTGCGTGTTTCCAATTTAAAGATGGAGAGAAATCGTCTTCGGGTTCTTCTCCAATGTAAACTTTGTATCGCATTAAAAGTTTTATTTGCGAGCGGCGAGCATCAATCGATTTTTTTATGAATACAGGCGTAATTTTTTGCCCAGAGGTTTCAACTTTTTGCTGAACCAGCGCTTTTTTTATTTCCGCATTTATTTTTGCGTCATCATTTTCTTCATCTGGAGTGAGGGTGATTGAAATTTCACAAGTCATGCAGCCAATTATAGTTTAAACGTTAAATAAATCAATCTGCGAGGCTATTTGATAAATTGATTTCTCCATTTTTTCTGAAATAGCAGACAGTGTTTGCCCATTGTCATTTATCTGGTTTGCAGAATCGGTCATGCTGTTTACACTCGCTTTTATATGTTCTGTCGCCTCTTGCAACTGTTTTACTTGATTTAAGATTCCTGCATTTTCGTCGGACATATCGCTGGATGCATTTCGTACATCAAAAGTCGAAATATTCATCATCTTTAGGGCTTCAGTTATTTGGCGACTTCCAATTTCGCTTTCTTCCATTGCGCTTTTTATTTGCAGAACAATCTGGTCTGTCTGTTGAATTTTTGTAGTTACCGCATGGAAAGATTCTTTTGCTTGTGAAGAAGTTGCTACAACGCTTTCAATAGATTCTTGAATCATTTTAAGTTCATCGCGTATGCGCCGTGACTGTTTGCTGGAATTTTCTGAAAGGTTATGAATTTCATCTGCAACAACAGAAAAGCCGCTACCGACAGAACCAGCATGTGCTGCCTCTATTGAAGCATTCATTGCAAGGAGATTAGTTTCGTTCGCGATTTTTGAAATGACTTTGTTTGCTTCCATCAGCATTTTGCTCTGGTCTTTTATTTTTTGAATCTGCTCATCGACAATGTTTTGTTTTTCAATTCCTGTTATCGTATTTTGCTCAAGTTCGCGGAAGGAAGAAACCATATTTTCGGTATTGCGAGTTACTGCAAGGATATTTACAAGCATCTGTTCAACTGCGGCACTTGCCTGTGTAACTCCAGAAGATTGATTTTCTATAAGTAAATTTAGATCTTCTATTGTTGAGGTGATTTTATCGACTTTTTCTGCGGTTTCTTCTACAGACAAACTCTGCATCTTAATTTTTTCGCTTACATTTTGAATGTTCGAAATTATGTCGTTTATAGAAGAGCGAGTTCTTTTTGCTGTGGCAACCATTTTGGAGTCAATCATCGAAAGCTCATCTTTTGAATCTTTTATTTGGCTTATTATCCCTCGTAGGTTTTCTGTAAAAGTGTTAAATCCTGTTACAACGTCACCAACTTCGTCCTTTGTTCTGACTTTAATTTTTTTTGTAAGGTCTGCATCTCTAGAAGCGATCTCTGTTATCGATTTTTTTAAATCTGTAAGCGGATGAACTAAAAATGTCATATAAACAGAAGTAAAAATCATCAGCAAAACGGCAATGATTATACAAAAAGTGATAATTTCAAAACCGCTTTTTTTTGCTGTGGCATTTATTTCTTCTTCGGTTATAGAAATTGCAAGAGACCATTCTGTGTGATTTATCGGACAATAAAAGACATAGTTTTGCGTATCGTTATTAGTATTTTTTACGATTGCACTTCCAGTTTGACTTAGCAGCATTTTTTCGGTTAAAGATTTATATCCTATAAAGCCAGATTCTTCTTCGCTCATAGAATAAAAGTTTTTCATTATTTTTGATTCTTCTGTATGAGCGATTATGTTCCCCTTAGAATCGATTGCATAAGTAATCCCTGTTTTTGTAAGAAAATTTTGCGTTACCTGATAGTTAATCTTGCTTAAAGGAAGTGCTCCTACCATAACGCCACAAAAAGCATTGTTTGCATTGGTTACTGGAATGGCTATGTAAAATATGTATCCTATTCCGTCTAAGGCTGGCATCGGATCCGATATGTATTTTGATTTTCCGGAAGTCTGGATTGCTGTAAAAAATTTTTGCGAAGAAATGTCGCTCTTGTTGCCGTTGGAATCAATCATAAAGCCGTTTACATCTGCAAATCCCATAAATTCAAAATTGGGGTCAATCAGCTGTTTATTTTTTTGAAGATAATCTGTGGCAGAATAAAAGTCTCCGCTTTTAAATTCTTGCGAATTTGTAAAAATTCCAAAATCTTTAAAAAATCCTTCAAGCCAATATGTAATGCCGTCTGCTGTTTGTTCAACTAGCGAAGTTGTAAATTGTGCGTAAGTTTCTATGTTATCTTTTGAAATTGAATGGGTGAGTATAAAAGAAAGCGCAGAAAATGAAAAAATGAGCAGAACTAAAAGAACCACTGCAAATTTAAATGCCATTTTGTTCTTTCGGTTTTTTAAATTGATTTTCGTAAGGCTTTGCTGTCGTTTTAATTCATTTGCATTAAAGGAGCGATTTTGCTCGCTCGTTTTGGAATCGATTTTTATGTCGTCGTTTGGCGCATTGTCTTTTGTTGGCAATAAATTTTCAAATTCTAAACTTTTCTCATTTTGTTTTAACTGACTGGTATTCTCTTTACTTCCTTTTAATGACATGTAATTCTCCAGAGTGTTTGTGGACTCTCCACTTTCAACATTGTCGTTTAAAAACGCAGATGTATAAAGAAGGCTAGCATAAGATAACTAAAAATTTTGTTGTATTGAAAAAATTTTATGTTGTAGGGATAATGATTTTACAATTTGAAGATAAAGCATTTTGACTTGCAAAAACAAGGAGTTCATATGGAAGTTATTCGTTTAGACGAAATTTTAAAAGCAAATGACTACCCTGGCCGTGGAATAGTGGCAGGACTTAGCAAAGACGGAAAGCACGCCGTAAGCGCATATTGGACAATGGGCAGAAGCAAAGGAAGTCGCAATAGAATATTTGTTGTAGAAAACGAAGACGGACAAGAAGTTGTCAGGACAAAAGCTTTCGACCCATCTTTGATTGCTGGAGACCCAAGCCTCATAATCTATGCTGCGATGCGGCAGTTTAAAAATTATACGATTGTAACAAATGGCGACCAGACAGACACTATTTATGAAGGCTTAAAAAACGGAAAAAGCTTTGAAGAATCCTTGCGTTCAAGAAAATACGAACACGACTCACCTAACTTTACGCCAAGGATTTCTTCTCTATTAAAAATCGAAGATAAAAAATTTGATTACGCAATTTCAATTTTAAAGAGCGATAACGGCAATCCAGAAAATACACTCCGCTTTACTTACACTTACGACAATCCTGTAAGGGGCGAAGGAAGATTTATTCACACTTATATGTCGAATGGAGAGCCACTGCCTTCTTTTGAAGGAGAGCCAGTTTTGATTGAAATTAACGGCGATATAGATGATTTTTCAAATATGATTTGGAAAAGCCTTAACGAAGAAAACAAAGTAAGCCTTTTTGTAAGATTTATAGATATAGAAACTGGCAAATTTGAAGAAAAAATAATAAATAAAAATAAATAAATTAATAAAGTGATTGACATAAGAGATAAGTTAGATTATGCTAACACCGAAGTTAGCGAGTGCTAACGCAGTGTACCTCTTGGTGACAGATGCTGAAAGTTCTGACTGTTTCTCTTAAGGCGTCTGTCACCATATTTTTATCAGGAGAAAATTATGAAAGTAGCGATTGTTTATGCAACAACAACTGGTAATACGGAACAACTTGCAAATGCTTTAAAAGCGTCCGCACCAGATTCATATTTCAGCACAGCAGATAGCGCTGATGCAAATGAAGTTTTGGCAGCAGATTTAATTCTGCTTGGAAGTCCTGTTATGGGAGCAGAGCAGTTGGAAGATTCCATGGAATCATTCTTTTCTTCAATCGAAGGAAGTTTGAGCGGTAAAACTGTAGGACTTTTTGGTTCATACGACTGGGGCGACGGACAGATGTTCAGAGACTGGTCTGACAGAGTTACAGCCGCTGGTGCAACTGTAAAAGGAGTTGTAATGGCTCAGCTTGCTCCAAGCGATGAATCTTTGGAAGAAGTTAAAAAGCTTTTAAACTAGAAATTTAAAAAAGTTTGAGAGAGTTTTTATATTTCCTATTAACCAAATAGGCTATAAATGTCTGTAATATGAGGGGTTTCCTTTATGTTACAGGCATTTTTTTTAAGTTTTTCATTTCCAAACCTCTATAGGTGAATTTTCAAAAATCGATATTTTGATATTTCTCCACGAATTTTATTTAAGGTATTCGTTTTTATTTCAAATGGTTGAATCTACAGCGTCTTTTGCTTAAAATCTGTTTTCGGCTTCGGGCTAACTGTCATAACACCATACCTTTGCGAAACCGTCGATTCGTCCTATCCAGAAAATTATCAAGATGAATTGTACAAATAATTTGCAGGCAATTTTGAAATACCAGTTTTTATTCTAGAACATTTTTGATTTTTGTTATTTGGGCGACTTTTGCTGCACTTCGTTTTGCAAAAACACGCTTTACAGGGCTACGCCTTCCGGCTTCGACCAAAGGCACGGCAAGTAAAATTAAAAAGCCGTGCCTTTGTTTTCGCTACGCTCACCCTTCCAATCGTTGTCGCACAAATTGTACCGGATTTTCCTTTCTCTTGATTTCATTTAGAAAATTCTATATCCTTAAAAAACTTATCGGAACAGCCGAAGAAAGGAGGTGAATTTATAATGGCAACTATAGTAGTAGACGATTCAGAAAACCTTGAAAAAGCAATAAAACGTTTTAAGAGAATGGTTGAAAAAGAAGGAATTATCCGCGAGTATAAACTTCGTGAATATTATGTAAAGCCTTCTGCCACAAATCACCAGAAGAAAACAACATTGGAGCGTAAACTTCTTAACAAAAAGATTAAATCTGAAAAGAAAGATTACTAGTTTCAAGAAACCTTCCTTAATTTGGAGGGTTTTATTCTTTATACAGAAAATGGAATTGTTAACAGATTTGTGAG
It contains:
- a CDS encoding flavodoxin domain-containing protein, whose product is MKVAIVYATTTGNTEQLANALKASAPDSYFSTADSADANEVLAADLILLGSPVMGAEQLEDSMESFFSSIEGSLSGKTVGLFGSYDWGDGQMFRDWSDRVTAAGATVKGVVMAQLAPSDESLEEVKKLLN
- a CDS encoding methyl-accepting chemotaxis protein, which translates into the protein MSLKGSKENTSQLKQNEKSLEFENLLPTKDNAPNDDIKIDSKTSEQNRSFNANELKRQQSLTKINLKNRKNKMAFKFAVVLLVLLIFSFSALSFILTHSISKDNIETYAQFTTSLVEQTADGITYWLEGFFKDFGIFTNSQEFKSGDFYSATDYLQKNKQLIDPNFEFMGFADVNGFMIDSNGNKSDISSQKFFTAIQTSGKSKYISDPMPALDGIGYIFYIAIPVTNANNAFCGVMVGALPLSKINYQVTQNFLTKTGITYAIDSKGNIIAHTEESKIMKNFYSMSEEESGFIGYKSLTEKMLLSQTGSAIVKNTNNDTQNYVFYCPINHTEWSLAISITEEEINATAKKSGFEIITFCIIIAVLLMIFTSVYMTFLVHPLTDLKKSITEIASRDADLTKKIKVRTKDEVGDVVTGFNTFTENLRGIISQIKDSKDELSMIDSKMVATAKRTRSSINDIISNIQNVSEKIKMQSLSVEETAEKVDKITSTIEDLNLLIENQSSGVTQASAAVEQMLVNILAVTRNTENMVSSFRELEQNTITGIEKQNIVDEQIQKIKDQSKMLMEANKVISKIANETNLLAMNASIEAAHAGSVGSGFSVVADEIHNLSENSSKQSRRIRDELKMIQESIESVVATSSQAKESFHAVTTKIQQTDQIVLQIKSAMEESEIGSRQITEALKMMNISTFDVRNASSDMSDENAGILNQVKQLQEATEHIKASVNSMTDSANQINDNGQTLSAISEKMEKSIYQIASQIDLFNV
- a CDS encoding IMP cyclohydrolase — protein: MEVIRLDEILKANDYPGRGIVAGLSKDGKHAVSAYWTMGRSKGSRNRIFVVENEDGQEVVRTKAFDPSLIAGDPSLIIYAAMRQFKNYTIVTNGDQTDTIYEGLKNGKSFEESLRSRKYEHDSPNFTPRISSLLKIEDKKFDYAISILKSDNGNPENTLRFTYTYDNPVRGEGRFIHTYMSNGEPLPSFEGEPVLIEINGDIDDFSNMIWKSLNEENKVSLFVRFIDIETGKFEEKIINKNK
- the rpsU gene encoding 30S ribosomal protein S21, with amino-acid sequence MATIVVDDSENLEKAIKRFKRMVEKEGIIREYKLREYYVKPSATNHQKKTTLERKLLNKKIKSEKKDY